One window from the genome of Oryctolagus cuniculus chromosome 1, mOryCun1.1, whole genome shotgun sequence encodes:
- the LOC100356944 gene encoding olfactory receptor 56A4-like yields MVLSLNNSGTQVTEFLMVCFPGMQDTQHWLSILLAPLLILALGANAVLLFAIWHEVSLHGPMYYLLAILSVLDVILCLTVIPKVLLIFWFNMKLISFAGCFLQMFIMNTFLPMESSTFLVMAYDRYVAICHPLRYPSIVTEQFVINAAFFIIFRNLLATLPTPVLAARLNYCASNVVENCICANISVVKLSCGNIHLNKIYQFVSVWCLLGSDLMLILLSYCFILRAVMRLQSRGASTKALSTCGSHLILILFFYTLLLVFIFTNKAGKKIPSEVPILLNVLHHLIPPALNPIVYGVRTQEIKQGIIKLFKNKY; encoded by the exons ATGGTATTGTCCCTGAACAACTCAGGAACCCAGGTGACTGAATTCCTGATggtctgcttcccaggcatgCAAGATACACAGCACTGGCTTTCTatcctcctggctcctctcctgatctTGGcacttggggccaatgctgtgctACTATTTGCCATCTGGCATGAAGTGTCTCTACATGGGCCCATGTATTACCTGCTTGCCATCCTCTCTGTTCTGGATGTCATCCTTTGCCTCACAGTCATCCCTAAG GTCCtgctcatcttctggttcaataTGAAGCTTATAAGCTTTGCTGGATGTTTCCTGCAGATGTTCATCATGAATACCTTCCTTCCCATGGAATCTTCCACTTTTCTGGtcatggcctatgaccgctatgtggcTATTTGCCACCCTCTTCGCTACCCATCTATTGTTACTGAACAGTTTGTCATTAATGCCGCTTTCTTCATCATCTTCCGCAATCTGCTAGCCACACTGCCCactccagttctggctgctagGCTCAATTATTGTGCCAGCAATGTGGTGGAGAACTGTATCTGTGCCAACATTTCTGTGGTGAAGCTCTCCTGTGGGAATATTCACTTAAATAAAATCTACCAGTTTGTAAGTGTTTGGTGCCTACTAGGTTCTGACCTGATGCTCATCTTGCTATCTTACTGCTTCATCCTGAGGGCTGTTATGCGTCTACAGTCAAGGGGTGCATCCACCAAGGCTTTGAGTACTTGTGGTTCCCACCTCATCCTTATACTTTTCTTTTATACACTACTGCTAGTCTTCATCTTCACAAACAAGGCAGGAAAGAAGATTCCCTCAGAGGTACCTATTCTTCTCAATGTCCTGCATCACCTCATCCCACCAGCCCTCAACCCCATCGTTTATGGAGTGCGAACCCAGGAAATCAAGCAAGGGATTATCAAGTTATTTAAAAACAAGTACTGA